One genomic window of Butyricicoccus intestinisimiae includes the following:
- a CDS encoding response regulator yields MYRTVIVEDDPVITLLNRRYIEKDERFCVVQTFSAAHPALFWLRSNPVDLIILDVYMPQMNGLELLRMLRAEGVDSDVIMVTSANDAETIEALMRLGVTDYLIKPFGLERFQLALDTFCNRKNAIHDSAQGAFTQNKLDRALLHISAPVPQTKSAPPKGLQAKTLERIKLYLQQNPGGHTCDDIAGHVDLSVVTVRRYVNYLVEQSIISSDMDYNTGGRPCIVYHAEN; encoded by the coding sequence TTGTATCGTACCGTTATTGTAGAAGATGATCCTGTGATTACGCTGCTCAATCGCCGATATATTGAAAAAGACGAGCGTTTTTGTGTGGTGCAGACGTTTTCCGCCGCACATCCGGCGCTGTTCTGGCTGCGCAGCAATCCGGTGGATCTCATCATTTTAGATGTCTATATGCCGCAGATGAATGGTTTGGAGCTGCTGCGCATGCTGCGGGCAGAGGGCGTAGATTCGGATGTCATTATGGTGACGTCCGCGAATGACGCGGAGACCATTGAAGCGCTGATGCGCCTCGGCGTCACGGACTATCTCATCAAGCCGTTTGGACTGGAACGCTTTCAGCTCGCATTGGATACATTTTGCAATCGAAAAAATGCGATTCATGACAGCGCACAGGGCGCCTTCACGCAAAATAAGCTGGATCGTGCGCTGCTGCACATTTCGGCACCGGTGCCGCAGACCAAGAGCGCGCCGCCCAAAGGACTGCAGGCAAAAACGTTGGAGCGCATCAAGCTGTATTTGCAGCAAAATCCCGGCGGGCACACCTGCGATGACATTGCGGGGCATGTGGACTTGTCGGTTGTCACGGTGCGGCGCTATGTAAACTATTTGGTGGAACAATCTATCATCAGCAGCGATATGGATTACAACACCGGCGGCCGGCCGTGCATCGTATATCACGCAGAAAATTAA
- the ppk1 gene encoding polyphosphate kinase 1, producing the protein MLPMHLMVNRELSWLEFNKRCLSEALRQDVPLFERLKFAAIYFSNLDEFFMVRVGSLTDQSMIEPNKLDDKTGWNAAQQVEHMLDMIHSFEPMTEQAYQSLQEEFKQHGIDFIDFRKLSQMDEIISRKYFAEEVKPLLSPQIVDRHHPFPFLRNKEKYVFSCHITKNGGERFGIVPIGHLPDYFAVNMNGRTKVFFTNDIVEHNLYQLFLKQKIVEHTTVRVTRNADIAIDEALLDYDMDFRGVMQELLKKRRRLYAVRLQLSSKAARIQKYLREHLELTQGGVFVQKIPLDFGFGFSLAGKTEIQNPDLFYPPRKPQEPDMYHQNIPMRQLAQQELLLAYPFHSCKPFLNMLYEAADDPEVVSIKISLYRLAGHSKVVSALCHAADRGKDVLCMLELRARFDEQSNIDYSAILEEAGCRVIYGLSDYKVHAKLCVITRKNAAGDISYTTQVGTGNYNENTSEQYTDLCFITNDSGVGRDAVNIFNHLSLGETTPETEALWAAPHCYRSRVLELLDREIDIQKNGGHGYIAIKINSFNDVGIMEKMVEASQAGVEIHLYVRGICCLRPGIKGYTETITVRALLGRYLEHSRIFVFGEGERQRIFLGSGDLLNRNTRRRVEIFAEPKSQAVREQLLHILAMTEADNCQSWLMQPDGTYQRVQRAEGEPCVNSQMELYDYFTIHANPVLPQQTPENQKIQQEKETVARTMEQLRAKEHKQETEKPSLFKRIWRALFGNKHEE; encoded by the coding sequence ATGCTGCCTATGCATTTGATGGTAAACCGAGAATTGAGTTGGCTGGAGTTTAACAAGCGCTGTCTGTCGGAGGCATTGCGGCAGGATGTGCCGCTGTTTGAGCGTCTGAAATTTGCCGCCATTTATTTTTCCAATCTGGATGAATTTTTCATGGTTCGTGTCGGCTCGCTGACCGATCAGAGCATGATAGAGCCGAATAAGCTGGATGACAAGACCGGATGGAATGCCGCCCAGCAGGTAGAACACATGCTGGATATGATTCATTCGTTTGAGCCGATGACGGAACAGGCGTATCAGTCGCTGCAGGAGGAGTTCAAGCAGCATGGCATTGACTTTATTGACTTCCGCAAGCTGAGCCAGATGGATGAAATCATCTCGCGCAAGTATTTTGCGGAGGAAGTCAAACCGCTGCTCTCGCCGCAGATTGTAGACCGCCACCATCCGTTTCCGTTTTTGCGCAACAAAGAAAAATACGTATTTTCCTGTCACATCACCAAAAACGGTGGCGAACGCTTTGGCATCGTGCCGATTGGTCATTTGCCGGATTATTTTGCCGTCAATATGAACGGACGCACAAAAGTATTTTTTACCAATGACATTGTCGAACACAATTTGTATCAGCTGTTCCTCAAGCAAAAAATTGTGGAGCATACCACCGTGCGCGTCACGCGCAATGCGGACATTGCCATAGATGAAGCGTTGCTTGACTATGACATGGACTTTCGCGGTGTGATGCAGGAGCTGCTCAAAAAGCGCCGGCGTCTGTATGCGGTTCGCCTGCAGTTGTCGAGCAAAGCGGCGCGCATACAAAAGTATTTGCGCGAGCATTTGGAGCTTACACAGGGCGGCGTTTTTGTTCAGAAAATTCCGCTGGATTTCGGATTTGGATTTTCTCTGGCGGGAAAGACCGAGATACAAAATCCAGATCTGTTTTATCCGCCGCGCAAGCCGCAGGAGCCGGATATGTATCATCAGAACATCCCGATGCGGCAGCTGGCGCAGCAGGAATTGCTGCTGGCATATCCGTTTCACAGCTGCAAGCCGTTTTTAAATATGCTGTACGAGGCGGCAGATGATCCGGAGGTTGTATCCATCAAAATTTCTCTGTATCGTCTGGCGGGACACAGCAAGGTGGTCTCTGCACTGTGTCATGCGGCGGATCGGGGAAAAGATGTGCTATGCATGCTGGAACTGCGCGCCCGCTTTGACGAACAGAGCAATATTGACTATTCCGCTATTTTGGAAGAAGCCGGATGCCGTGTGATTTATGGTCTGAGCGACTATAAAGTGCATGCGAAGCTGTGTGTAATTACGCGCAAAAATGCTGCGGGAGACATCAGCTATACAACACAGGTCGGCACAGGAAATTATAACGAAAATACCTCTGAGCAGTATACCGATTTATGTTTTATCACAAATGACAGCGGCGTGGGACGCGATGCCGTCAATATCTTTAATCATCTGTCCCTCGGAGAGACAACACCGGAGACCGAGGCGCTGTGGGCGGCGCCGCATTGCTACCGTTCCCGCGTGCTGGAGCTGCTGGATCGAGAAATTGACATTCAGAAAAACGGCGGGCACGGCTATATTGCCATCAAAATCAACTCGTTCAACGATGTCGGCATTATGGAAAAGATGGTGGAGGCGTCACAGGCAGGTGTGGAAATTCATCTGTATGTGCGCGGCATCTGCTGTCTGCGTCCGGGTATCAAGGGGTATACAGAGACCATCACGGTTCGCGCGTTGCTCGGCAGATATTTGGAGCATTCCCGTATTTTTGTATTTGGAGAGGGCGAACGGCAGCGCATTTTTCTCGGCTCCGGCGATTTGCTCAACCGCAATACCAGACGGCGCGTTGAAATTTTTGCGGAGCCGAAATCACAGGCTGTGCGCGAGCAGCTGCTGCACATCCTTGCCATGACGGAGGCGGACAACTGCCAGTCGTGGCTTATGCAGCCGGACGGAACCTATCAGCGCGTGCAGCGGGCGGAGGGAGAACCGTGCGTCAACAGCCAGATGGAGCTGTACGATTATTTTACGATACATGCAAATCCTGTTTTGCCGCAGCAAACGCCGGAAAACCAGAAAATACAACAAGAAAAAGAAACGGTAGCGCGAACCATGGAACAGCTGCGCGCCAAAGAACACAAGCAGGAAACCGAAAAACCGAGTCTGTTCAAACGCATTTGGCGTGCACTGTTCGGGAACAAACACGAAGAATAA
- a CDS encoding substrate-binding domain-containing protein, with amino-acid sequence MKKQLLAAALCCAVLTGCGAAPEPSGSAQMQIEQTVVDKISNDFTLGSSAALKLPAGLARAAACGETYEDAAREVLTMQNSDAAWDALLAGDVDAAIGYVPSEQQQQRLKEQGITLQKIGTDALAIVAGGTEQPVSLTKSEVLQAFAQQSDTWKGYAAAKNSDSRKLFAAVFGQDCAGVTTKQGEDTLTAACPHTAGTLCYMTYAALMQNGQPEQTTVVTVDGKLPDEDGYALTCDVYAAVRQDAQPNDAETVFVNWLATEKGMAWLHEAIQGTLTQETQMPDAS; translated from the coding sequence ATGAAAAAACAACTCCTTGCCGCGGCGCTGTGCTGTGCCGTGCTGACGGGCTGCGGTGCGGCTCCGGAGCCATCCGGCAGCGCACAGATGCAGATCGAACAAACCGTTGTCGATAAGATTTCCAATGATTTTACGCTGGGAAGCAGCGCAGCGCTCAAATTGCCTGCGGGATTGGCGCGTGCGGCGGCGTGCGGAGAGACTTATGAAGACGCGGCGCGCGAGGTACTGACGATGCAAAACAGCGATGCCGCATGGGATGCCCTGCTGGCGGGTGATGTGGATGCTGCCATTGGCTATGTCCCATCGGAACAACAGCAGCAGCGTCTTAAAGAGCAGGGAATTACCTTGCAAAAAATCGGTACCGATGCGCTGGCGATTGTGGCGGGCGGCACCGAGCAGCCGGTTTCGCTGACCAAGAGCGAAGTGCTGCAGGCGTTTGCACAGCAGTCGGATACTTGGAAAGGCTATGCCGCTGCGAAAAATAGCGACAGCCGCAAGCTGTTCGCAGCTGTCTTTGGTCAGGACTGCGCCGGTGTGACAACCAAGCAGGGGGAGGATACGCTGACGGCGGCGTGTCCGCACACGGCAGGAACGCTGTGTTATATGACGTATGCCGCGCTCATGCAGAATGGTCAGCCGGAGCAGACGACGGTTGTGACCGTGGACGGCAAACTGCCGGACGAGGACGGCTATGCGCTGACGTGCGATGTGTATGCGGCGGTACGGCAGGATGCCCAGCCAAACGATGCGGAAACCGTGTTTGTCAATTGGCTTGCAACGGAAAAGGGAATGGCATGGCTGCATGAGGCGATACAGGGCACGCTGACGCAGGAGACACAGATGCCGGATGCTTCGTGA
- a CDS encoding helix-turn-helix transcriptional regulator, which produces MHIQEANDWVIFNNITYQIHQIADFGQMCRNFLEQMRLLMNFDAAVFYYSSDADLPKLTQAVCCGYPEQTAQEYLQAYQAKDFSRGLLMGGKSMVYRDNDIFSADELEKTECFQRFSKAEGFQHSVHVLPAFEGKVLAKISFYRAADAPDFVYDDVFLLDMVKEHLALRIARCYEEHVRQHEKLSIHECEEQFRLTARETTILGLLMQGLPNDVICGQLTITNNTLKKHILNIYKKLSIRNRTQLFKMVREYPD; this is translated from the coding sequence TTGCATATTCAGGAAGCCAATGACTGGGTGATTTTCAACAACATCACATATCAAATTCATCAGATTGCAGATTTCGGGCAGATGTGTCGGAATTTTTTGGAGCAGATGCGGCTGCTTATGAATTTTGACGCGGCAGTTTTTTATTATTCTTCCGATGCGGATTTGCCAAAACTGACGCAGGCTGTCTGCTGCGGGTATCCGGAACAGACGGCACAGGAGTATTTGCAGGCATATCAGGCGAAAGATTTCAGCCGCGGGCTTCTCATGGGCGGAAAGAGCATGGTATATCGGGACAACGATATTTTTTCCGCGGACGAGCTGGAAAAGACCGAATGTTTTCAGCGGTTTTCCAAAGCAGAGGGGTTTCAGCACAGCGTGCATGTCCTGCCGGCGTTTGAAGGCAAAGTGCTCGCGAAAATCTCGTTTTATCGCGCGGCAGATGCGCCGGATTTTGTCTATGATGATGTGTTTCTGTTGGATATGGTCAAGGAGCATCTGGCGCTGCGCATCGCGCGCTGCTATGAGGAGCATGTCCGGCAGCATGAAAAGCTGAGCATTCACGAATGCGAGGAGCAGTTCCGGCTGACGGCGCGCGAAACGACAATTTTGGGCCTGCTCATGCAGGGACTGCCCAACGATGTCATTTGCGGACAGCTGACCATCACGAACAATACGCTCAAAAAGCACATTTTGAACATTTACAAAAAGCTGAGCATTCGAAACCGAACCCAGCTGTTCAAGATGGTGCGGGAATACCCCGATTGA
- the upp gene encoding uracil phosphoribosyltransferase gives MAQVHVMDHPLIVHKLSLMRDKYTGSKEFREAVEEISSLLCYEATRDLPLKEVEIETPIAHAKVRYISGKKLAVVCILRAGLGMVDGILDLIPSAKIGHIGLYRDPDTLQPVEYYCKLPNDIESRDVIVVDPMLATGGTANAAIQFLKNYGVKNIKLLSILAVPESISVIQEQHPDVDIYCAAIDEKLNDKGYIVPGVGDAGDRLFGTK, from the coding sequence ATGGCACAGGTTCACGTTATGGATCATCCGCTGATCGTACACAAGCTGTCCCTCATGCGCGATAAGTACACCGGTTCCAAAGAATTCCGCGAGGCAGTAGAGGAAATTTCTTCCCTGCTTTGCTACGAGGCTACCCGCGATCTGCCGCTCAAGGAGGTCGAAATCGAGACACCGATTGCACACGCAAAGGTTCGTTACATCTCCGGCAAGAAGCTGGCAGTTGTCTGCATCCTGCGCGCAGGTCTCGGCATGGTAGACGGCATTCTGGACTTGATTCCGAGCGCAAAGATCGGTCACATCGGTCTGTACCGCGATCCGGATACCCTGCAGCCGGTAGAATACTACTGCAAGCTGCCGAATGACATCGAGAGCCGCGACGTTATCGTTGTTGACCCGATGCTGGCTACCGGCGGCACCGCAAACGCTGCCATCCAGTTCCTTAAGAACTACGGCGTCAAGAACATCAAGCTGCTGTCCATTCTGGCTGTTCCGGAGTCTATCTCCGTAATTCAGGAGCAGCATCCGGATGTTGACATCTACTGCGCAGCCATCGACGAGAAGCTCAACGACAAGGGCTATATCGTTCCGGGCGTAGGCGATGCCGGTGACCGTCTGTTTGGTACCAAGTAA
- the tsaB gene encoding tRNA (adenosine(37)-N6)-threonylcarbamoyltransferase complex dimerization subunit type 1 TsaB has translation MNILTLESSSLSASVCITEDTKLLAQSFQNCGLTHSATLLPMIDHIMTSAQMTLADIDVIACVTGPGSFTGVRIGVSTAKGIADAKNIPCVGVSSLAGAAWNVAPLTDRLICPVMDARRGQLYNALFDYTGGALHRLTPDRAISMEDLKKELISLGKSVLLVGDGTQICYNNFSLSDELDVMAAPSGLVYPCAWGAAMEAYHLAQEGKMVSAAALLPSYLRQPQAVRERLAREAEQAAKSSMKKE, from the coding sequence TTGAACATTTTAACACTGGAATCTTCCTCTCTGTCCGCCTCCGTGTGCATCACGGAAGATACCAAGCTGTTGGCGCAGTCGTTTCAAAACTGTGGTCTGACGCACAGCGCCACGCTGCTGCCGATGATTGACCACATCATGACCTCTGCGCAGATGACGCTGGCGGATATTGACGTCATCGCCTGCGTAACAGGTCCCGGTTCCTTTACCGGCGTCCGCATCGGCGTCTCGACGGCGAAGGGCATCGCGGATGCCAAAAACATTCCGTGCGTCGGTGTATCCAGCTTGGCCGGTGCCGCATGGAACGTCGCACCGCTCACCGACCGCCTGATTTGTCCGGTTATGGACGCGCGCCGCGGGCAGCTGTACAATGCGCTATTTGACTATACCGGCGGCGCTCTGCACCGTCTGACGCCGGATCGCGCCATTTCCATGGAAGATTTAAAAAAAGAGCTGATTTCTCTCGGAAAATCCGTTCTTTTGGTTGGAGATGGCACGCAAATATGTTATAATAATTTTAGTCTTTCTGACGAATTGGATGTCATGGCCGCTCCGTCGGGTCTGGTATATCCCTGTGCTTGGGGAGCCGCGATGGAAGCATATCATCTGGCGCAGGAAGGCAAGATGGTCTCTGCCGCCGCATTACTGCCGAGCTATCTCCGCCAGCCGCAGGCTGTGCGCGAACGGCTCGCACGCGAAGCAGAACAGGCCGCAAAATCATCTATGAAAAAGGAGTAA
- the tsaE gene encoding tRNA (adenosine(37)-N6)-threonylcarbamoyltransferase complex ATPase subunit type 1 TsaE, whose translation MIQILTHNVTETEQAGGQLASRLSPGAVVAFTGDLGAGKTAFCRGFLHALGYTGRVTSPTFAIVNEYETELCRVCHFDMYRILDEDALYDIGWDDYFDGDTILLVEWSENVSGAMPEDCITVDIRRGEAEDVRIITIKGGELH comes from the coding sequence ATGATTCAGATTCTAACACACAACGTCACAGAGACCGAGCAGGCGGGCGGACAGCTGGCGAGTCGGCTGTCCCCCGGTGCTGTGGTCGCTTTCACCGGCGATTTGGGCGCAGGAAAAACGGCATTTTGCCGCGGCTTTCTGCACGCGCTCGGATATACCGGCCGCGTCACCAGTCCGACCTTCGCCATCGTCAACGAGTATGAGACCGAGCTGTGCCGTGTCTGCCATTTTGATATGTACCGCATCTTAGACGAGGACGCGCTGTATGACATCGGATGGGACGACTATTTTGACGGTGACACCATCCTGCTCGTTGAATGGAGCGAAAATGTCTCCGGTGCAATGCCAGAGGACTGTATCACCGTGGACATTCGCCGCGGCGAGGCGGAGGATGTCCGCATCATTACCATCAAAGGAGGCGAACTGCATTGA
- a CDS encoding formate--tetrahydrofolate ligase — MLSDIEIAQNCTMLPIGKVAEKAGLLEDELEYYGKYKAKISDDAWKRLKDEPDGKLILVTAINPTPAGEGKTTTTVGLGEALNKMGKNAIIALREPSLGPVFGIKGGAAGGGYAQVVPMEDINLHFTGDMHAIGAANNLLCAMIDNHMQQGNALEIDPRRIIFTRVVDMNDRALRNIIVGMGGSVNGVPREDHYMITVASEVMAILCLATSLSDLKKRCGDILVAYRYDGSPVFARDLKVDGAMCALLKDAIKPNLVQTLDGSPCLMHGGPFANIAHGCNSIVATRLALKLADYTITEAGFGADLGAEKFFDIKCRKAGFKPDCAVIVATIRALKYNGGVPKEELNTENLNALKAGCVNLQKHIENIGKFHVPVVVAINRFPSDTDDEIEFLRHVCEDMGARYSLSEVFTKGADGGIELAQMVMEEADSGKSQFQMLYPDEMPLKEKIETIAREIYGADGVTYSPSAEMSLKAIESLGYGNLPVCMAKTQYSLTDDPKKLGRPTGFNINIRTARVSAGAGFVVCETGKVMTMPGLPRTPSAFNIDVDADGKITGLF; from the coding sequence ATGCTGAGTGATATTGAAATTGCGCAAAACTGTACGATGCTTCCCATCGGCAAAGTTGCCGAAAAGGCAGGACTTTTGGAGGATGAGCTGGAATACTACGGCAAGTATAAGGCAAAAATCTCCGATGACGCATGGAAGCGCCTGAAGGACGAGCCGGACGGCAAATTGATTCTCGTCACCGCCATCAACCCGACACCGGCAGGAGAAGGCAAAACAACAACAACTGTTGGTCTCGGCGAGGCGCTGAACAAGATGGGCAAAAACGCCATCATTGCCCTGCGTGAGCCGTCGCTCGGTCCGGTATTCGGCATCAAGGGCGGCGCCGCAGGCGGCGGTTACGCACAGGTCGTCCCGATGGAGGACATCAACCTGCACTTCACCGGCGATATGCACGCCATCGGCGCGGCAAACAATCTGCTGTGCGCCATGATTGACAACCACATGCAGCAAGGCAACGCACTGGAAATTGACCCGCGCCGCATCATCTTCACCCGCGTTGTCGATATGAATGACCGCGCCCTGCGCAACATCATCGTCGGCATGGGCGGCTCGGTCAACGGCGTTCCGCGCGAGGACCATTACATGATTACGGTAGCCAGCGAGGTCATGGCAATCTTATGTCTCGCTACCAGCTTATCCGACCTGAAAAAGCGCTGCGGTGACATTCTGGTCGCATACCGCTACGACGGTTCTCCGGTCTTTGCCCGCGACCTCAAGGTGGACGGCGCGATGTGCGCTCTGCTCAAGGACGCCATCAAACCGAATCTGGTACAGACACTGGACGGTTCTCCCTGTCTGATGCACGGCGGCCCGTTCGCCAACATCGCACACGGCTGCAACTCCATCGTTGCCACCCGTCTGGCACTCAAGCTTGCGGATTATACCATTACAGAGGCCGGTTTCGGTGCTGACCTCGGTGCTGAGAAGTTCTTTGACATCAAGTGCCGCAAGGCTGGCTTCAAGCCGGACTGCGCCGTTATTGTTGCGACCATTCGCGCGCTCAAGTACAACGGCGGCGTGCCAAAGGAGGAACTGAACACAGAAAACCTCAACGCCCTCAAGGCTGGCTGTGTCAACCTGCAGAAGCACATTGAGAACATCGGCAAGTTCCATGTGCCGGTTGTCGTTGCCATCAACCGTTTCCCGAGCGATACCGACGACGAAATCGAGTTCCTGCGTCATGTCTGCGAGGACATGGGTGCACGCTATTCCCTGTCCGAGGTATTTACCAAGGGCGCAGACGGCGGCATAGAGCTGGCGCAGATGGTTATGGAAGAAGCAGACAGCGGCAAGTCGCAGTTCCAGATGCTGTATCCGGACGAAATGCCGCTCAAGGAAAAAATTGAGACCATCGCCAGAGAAATTTACGGCGCAGACGGCGTGACCTATTCCCCGTCCGCAGAAATGTCTCTCAAGGCGATTGAGAGCCTTGGTTACGGCAACCTGCCCGTCTGCATGGCAAAAACGCAGTATTCTCTGACCGACGACCCGAAGAAGCTCGGCAGACCGACCGGATTCAACATCAACATCCGCACCGCCCGCGTCAGCGCAGGTGCAGGCTTTGTTGTCTGTGAGACCGGCAAGGTCATGACGATGCCGGGTCTGCCGCGCACCCCATCGGCGTTCAACATTGACGTCGATGCGGACGGCAAGATTACAGGTCTGTTCTAA
- a CDS encoding FtsW/RodA/SpoVE family cell cycle protein: MQKIKESIGRYFGTLDYILLFLALACSAFGLVLIFSATYAMDGGSAKYIAVQSIAIVLGLVGFVIVSSIDIEKYTPMWRLVYIINIVFQLSLVVFGYENGGNKSWLRFGSLGIQPAELGKLLFVFTFAKHINLLRYKLNKVSSLVQFGLHLILMMAAIILPSKDVGMSLPYVFIAVVMLFAAGLSLKWFAGGIILTCAAVPILWQSLGTFQRNRILVLFNPSVAPDTYWQQQQSRIAIGSGKLLGAGFLKGNETQNNMLPAKQTDFIFGVAGEEWGLVGCLVIVALLMALIIRIYYIAFHAPSQISSLICVGIGSMLLFQTFENIFMCLGIGPVMGLTLPLFSYGGSSVVTNYLAIGIVVGISQRSKRHRRHGLDGAEELVVETEKQELRSFADKAKQLLQQLKKKK, from the coding sequence ATGCAAAAAATAAAAGAAAGTATTGGACGGTATTTTGGCACGCTGGACTATATTCTGCTGTTTCTGGCGCTCGCTTGCTCGGCGTTTGGCTTGGTTCTGATTTTTTCCGCCACCTATGCGATGGACGGCGGTAGCGCCAAGTATATCGCGGTGCAGTCGATTGCAATTGTGCTGGGTCTGGTCGGCTTTGTCATCGTGTCGTCCATCGACATTGAAAAGTATACGCCGATGTGGCGGCTGGTGTACATCATCAACATTGTGTTCCAGCTGTCGCTGGTTGTATTCGGCTATGAAAACGGCGGCAATAAGAGCTGGCTGCGGTTTGGCAGTCTCGGCATTCAGCCGGCGGAGCTCGGCAAGCTGCTGTTTGTCTTTACATTTGCCAAGCACATCAATCTGCTGCGGTACAAGCTCAACAAGGTAAGCAGCCTCGTGCAGTTTGGTCTGCATCTGATTCTCATGATGGCAGCGATTATCCTGCCGTCCAAGGATGTCGGCATGTCGCTGCCGTATGTTTTTATTGCCGTTGTCATGCTGTTTGCGGCGGGACTCAGCCTCAAATGGTTTGCGGGCGGTATCATCCTGACTTGTGCGGCGGTTCCGATTTTGTGGCAGAGTCTGGGAACATTTCAGCGCAATCGAATTCTCGTGCTGTTTAATCCGAGCGTTGCGCCGGATACCTATTGGCAGCAGCAGCAGAGCCGCATTGCCATTGGCTCCGGCAAGCTGCTCGGCGCAGGATTTCTCAAGGGCAACGAGACGCAGAACAACATGCTGCCGGCAAAGCAGACCGACTTTATTTTCGGCGTTGCCGGAGAGGAATGGGGACTGGTCGGCTGTCTGGTCATTGTCGCACTGCTCATGGCGCTGATTATTCGCATCTATTATATTGCATTTCATGCACCGAGTCAGATTTCCAGCTTGATTTGCGTCGGCATCGGCAGCATGCTGCTGTTCCAGACCTTTGAGAACATTTTTATGTGTCTGGGCATTGGACCGGTTATGGGTCTGACGCTGCCGCTGTTCAGCTACGGCGGATCTTCGGTTGTGACGAATTATCTGGCGATTGGCATTGTTGTAGGCATTTCTCAGCGCAGCAAACGGCACAGACGGCACGGTCTGGACGGCGCGGAGGAGCTTGTCGTGGAGACCGAGAAGCAGGAGCTGCGCTCGTTTGCAGATAAAGCCAAACAGCTACTGCAGCAGCTCAAGAAAAAGAAATAG
- a CDS encoding 2-hydroxyacyl-CoA dehydratase subunit D codes for MNIVDVFGGYVDKFSQTSPSRARWLLRTGWEAQKIRQKLTTDKMLMPADRYLAELMMNTMIRPLKTPEQSAIVSIFTPCELLQEAGLYPYNVEGFSCYLAGTHIERSCIQQAENSGLSETLCSYHKTFLGAAEKGLLPKPKCIVYTNLVCDANLVTFRALAELFDVPAFAIDVPMQQNADNVRYVADQLRELAKFLEQQTGKKIDISRVKRRVARTQRTMRNYDAFQTKRADRYIPADLVSPLYAGMTGNILLGTQEELHYTQMLLRDVERAKPAMGKRIYWMHTIPYWSDAVAKQLRLREDAQIVGCELAHNYPPELEFDPAQPFEAMAKRMVYHALNGGIKRRIETGIYHAKQVKADGAVWFAHWGCKHTLGGAQIAKRMFEEAGIPLLILDGDGCDRSHGGEGQTATRLGAFLEMLGGAEHE; via the coding sequence ATGAATATTGTAGATGTATTTGGCGGATATGTAGACAAGTTTAGCCAGACCAGCCCGTCGCGGGCGCGCTGGCTGCTGCGCACCGGCTGGGAAGCGCAAAAAATCCGCCAAAAATTGACAACGGATAAAATGCTCATGCCGGCGGATCGCTATCTCGCGGAGCTCATGATGAATACCATGATTCGGCCGCTCAAAACGCCGGAGCAGTCGGCAATTGTCAGCATTTTCACACCGTGCGAGCTGCTGCAGGAAGCGGGGCTGTATCCGTATAACGTAGAGGGCTTTTCCTGCTATCTGGCAGGCACACACATAGAACGCAGCTGCATCCAGCAGGCGGAAAACAGCGGCCTGTCCGAAACGCTGTGCAGCTATCATAAAACCTTTCTTGGCGCGGCGGAAAAAGGACTGCTGCCAAAGCCGAAGTGTATTGTGTATACCAATCTCGTCTGTGATGCCAATCTTGTGACGTTCCGCGCGCTGGCGGAGCTGTTTGACGTGCCGGCATTTGCGATTGATGTGCCGATGCAGCAAAATGCGGACAATGTGCGCTATGTCGCAGACCAGCTGCGCGAGCTGGCAAAGTTCTTGGAGCAGCAGACGGGAAAGAAAATAGACATCAGCCGCGTAAAACGGCGTGTTGCGCGCACCCAGCGCACTATGCGCAATTATGATGCGTTTCAGACCAAGCGCGCGGACAGATATATTCCGGCCGATTTGGTGTCTCCGCTGTATGCGGGCATGACGGGAAATATTCTGCTCGGCACACAGGAGGAGCTGCACTATACACAAATGCTGCTGCGCGATGTCGAGCGGGCGAAGCCTGCAATGGGCAAGCGTATTTATTGGATGCACACGATTCCGTACTGGTCGGATGCCGTTGCCAAACAGCTTCGATTGCGCGAGGACGCGCAGATTGTCGGCTGTGAGCTGGCGCACAATTATCCGCCGGAGCTGGAATTTGATCCGGCGCAGCCGTTTGAAGCGATGGCAAAGCGCATGGTATATCATGCGCTTAACGGCGGCATCAAGCGCCGTATTGAGACGGGTATTTACCACGCCAAGCAGGTGAAGGCGGACGGCGCTGTGTGGTTTGCGCATTGGGGCTGTAAGCACACGCTGGGCGGCGCGCAGATTGCCAAGCGCATGTTTGAGGAGGCGGGCATTCCGCTGCTTATCCTGGACGGTGACGGCTGTGACCGCAGCCACGGCGGCGAAGGACAGACCGCGACGCGCTTGGGAGCCTTTCTCGAAATGCTGGGAGGTGCAGAACATGAATAA